Proteins encoded by one window of Maridesulfovibrio bastinii DSM 16055:
- a CDS encoding D-2-hydroxyacid dehydrogenase: MKIVILDGYTTNPGDNPWTSLESLGELEVYDRTPEDLIVERSKNADIIFANKAVLSAEVLKQLPQLKFICVLATGYNIIDLQTANEMGIVVSNVPGYSPPAVSQHVFALILEFYCRVGEHDQDVKNGKWAQSQDFCFWNSPLFELKDKTLGIIGFGDIGHQVARLGNAFGMNVLAYAPRPKPMPDFEPFAFADLEDVFAQSDIVSLHCPLTAENRHFIDKSLLKKMKPEAILINTARGPLINEHDLAKALSDKIIAGAGLDVAEVEPMPADNPLLKAPNTIITPHIAWATIEARKRLTAIAVKNAKAFIAGTPENVVNSPKK; the protein is encoded by the coding sequence ATGAAAATCGTTATTCTTGACGGCTACACCACCAATCCCGGTGACAACCCCTGGACATCTCTTGAAAGTCTGGGAGAGCTGGAAGTTTATGACCGCACACCAGAAGATCTTATCGTAGAGCGTTCTAAAAATGCCGACATAATTTTTGCAAATAAAGCGGTTCTCTCGGCTGAAGTTCTTAAACAGCTTCCACAGCTCAAATTTATTTGTGTTCTTGCAACCGGATACAATATAATTGATCTGCAAACAGCTAATGAAATGGGTATTGTTGTATCCAACGTGCCCGGTTATTCTCCTCCGGCTGTTTCGCAGCATGTTTTTGCACTTATTCTGGAATTTTATTGCCGTGTAGGAGAACACGATCAGGACGTCAAAAATGGAAAATGGGCACAGTCACAGGATTTCTGCTTCTGGAACAGCCCCCTCTTTGAATTGAAAGACAAAACTCTTGGCATAATCGGTTTCGGGGATATCGGTCATCAGGTTGCCAGACTTGGAAATGCTTTTGGAATGAATGTTCTCGCGTATGCTCCAAGACCTAAACCAATGCCTGATTTTGAACCCTTTGCTTTTGCAGACCTTGAAGATGTTTTTGCCCAAAGTGACATTGTCTCTCTGCACTGCCCGCTGACCGCTGAAAACCGTCATTTTATCGACAAATCATTATTGAAAAAAATGAAGCCAGAGGCCATTTTAATCAATACTGCAAGGGGACCTCTTATAAATGAGCATGACCTTGCTAAAGCACTGTCCGACAAAATAATTGCTGGAGCCGGTCTTGATGTGGCTGAAGTTGAGCCTATGCCTGCCGACAATCCACTTCTCAAAGCACCAAATACAATTATAACTCCACATATTGCCTGGGCTACAATAGAAGCCAGAAAAAGGCTGACTGCGATAGCGGTTAAAAATGCTAAAGCATTTATAGCCGGCACACCTGAAAATGTGGTCAATTCACCTAAAAAATAA